From the genome of Phreatobacter cathodiphilus, one region includes:
- a CDS encoding Gfo/Idh/MocA family protein — MTRTLGVVMHGVTGRMGTNQHLVRSVAAIRAQGGVLMSDGTRVQLDPILIGRNADKVAALAKANGVERWSTDLDAAIADPKNQIFFDAATTQMRPTLLEQAINAGKHIYCEKPISTNLPEALRIVKLARDKGVKNGTVQDKLFLPGLMKLKSLRDSGFFGKMLSVRGEFGYWVFEGDWQAAQRPSWNYRNEDGGGMILDMVCHWRYVLDNLFGQVQSVSCLGATHIPERWDENGKPYKATADDAAYATFELEGGVIAHMNMSWVTRVYRDDLVTFNVDGTLGSAVAGLHDCMIQPRNATPRPVWNPDQKQTIDFRSTWQKMPDNQVYDNGFKTQWEMFIRHVVEDAPYSYTLMEGAKGVQLVECALQSWKERRWIDVPKLTV; from the coding sequence ATGACCAGGACTCTCGGCGTCGTGATGCACGGCGTCACCGGCCGCATGGGCACGAACCAGCATCTGGTGCGCTCCGTCGCGGCGATCCGCGCCCAGGGCGGCGTGCTCATGTCCGACGGCACGCGCGTGCAGCTCGACCCGATCCTCATCGGCCGCAACGCCGACAAGGTGGCCGCGCTCGCCAAGGCCAACGGCGTGGAGCGCTGGTCGACCGACCTCGACGCGGCCATCGCCGATCCGAAGAACCAGATCTTCTTCGACGCCGCGACGACGCAGATGCGGCCGACCCTGCTGGAACAGGCGATCAACGCCGGCAAGCACATCTATTGCGAGAAGCCGATCTCGACCAATCTGCCGGAGGCGCTGCGCATCGTGAAGCTCGCCCGCGACAAGGGCGTCAAGAACGGCACGGTGCAGGACAAGCTGTTCCTTCCCGGCCTGATGAAGCTCAAGTCGCTGCGCGACTCGGGCTTCTTCGGCAAGATGCTCTCGGTGCGCGGCGAGTTTGGCTACTGGGTCTTCGAGGGTGACTGGCAGGCGGCGCAGCGGCCCTCGTGGAACTACCGCAACGAGGACGGCGGCGGCATGATCCTCGACATGGTCTGCCACTGGCGCTACGTGCTCGACAACCTGTTCGGTCAGGTTCAGTCGGTATCGTGCCTCGGCGCCACCCATATCCCCGAGCGCTGGGACGAGAACGGCAAGCCCTACAAGGCGACCGCCGACGACGCGGCCTATGCGACCTTCGAGCTCGAGGGCGGCGTCATCGCCCACATGAACATGAGCTGGGTGACGCGCGTCTATCGCGACGACCTCGTCACCTTCAACGTCGACGGCACGCTGGGTTCGGCGGTGGCGGGCCTGCACGACTGCATGATCCAGCCGCGCAACGCGACGCCGCGCCCCGTCTGGAACCCGGACCAGAAGCAGACGATCGACTTCCGCTCGACCTGGCAGAAGATGCCGGACAACCAGGTCTACGACAACGGCTTCAAGACCCAGTGGGAGATGTTCATCCGCCACGTGGTGGAGGACGCGCCCTATTCCTACACGCTGATGGAAGGCGCCAAGGGCGTGCAGCTCGTGGAATGCGCGCTGCAGAGCTGGAAGGAGCGCCGCTGGATCGACGTTCCGAAGCTGACGGTGTGA
- a CDS encoding enolase, translating to MSAPRIRLSDVEAFARWTPFVRPFRFGAVTVEGAFQAFVSVVVEVEGHGRATGMTAELMPPKWFDKRPGRSPGDTVRDLVASLSEAVARANAIRTSDTAFGHHAALHERQIAWARAADVTPLSAAFGVAQVDKAVLDGLSKALGRSFVAVLAGNAAGIDTRLTPDLAQAAVEARLAALSPARSIALRHTVGLMDQIDGPDSLAGELDAADLRFFKIKLGGDPATDCRRLAKIAGLLDGRGIDYRVTVDANEQYAPDALADLLIRADAEPRLAGLMARLLFIEQPYDRRVTFEQGLNAGVAARGVIIDEADDAYDAFPRARALGYSGVSSKCCKGFYKALLNATRAAVWNEEAGEGRFLVSAEDLTCQPGLAVQQDTAFVAALGLTHVERNGHHYVDGFGPAPETEAQAFRAAHPGLYAATDRVRLAVASGRLDLSSLDWPGFASGAMPDLSSLQPLSIVFAEGQPA from the coding sequence ATGAGCGCGCCGCGCATCCGCCTGTCCGATGTCGAAGCCTTCGCGCGCTGGACGCCCTTCGTCCGGCCGTTCCGCTTCGGCGCGGTCACAGTGGAGGGCGCCTTCCAGGCTTTCGTGAGCGTGGTCGTCGAGGTCGAGGGCCATGGCCGCGCCACCGGCATGACGGCCGAACTGATGCCGCCGAAATGGTTCGACAAGCGGCCGGGACGCAGCCCGGGCGACACGGTGCGGGACCTCGTGGCGAGCCTCTCCGAGGCCGTCGCCCGGGCGAACGCCATCCGCACCTCCGACACGGCCTTCGGCCATCACGCGGCGCTGCACGAGAGGCAGATCGCCTGGGCCCGCGCGGCGGACGTCACCCCGCTCTCGGCGGCGTTCGGCGTGGCGCAGGTGGACAAGGCGGTGCTGGACGGGCTGTCGAAGGCGCTCGGCCGCAGCTTCGTGGCGGTGCTTGCGGGCAATGCCGCCGGCATCGACACGCGGTTGACGCCGGACCTCGCGCAGGCCGCCGTCGAGGCGCGCCTCGCAGCGCTCTCGCCCGCCCGGAGCATCGCCCTGCGCCACACGGTCGGGTTGATGGACCAGATCGACGGGCCGGACAGCCTCGCCGGCGAACTCGACGCCGCTGATCTCCGCTTCTTCAAGATCAAGCTCGGCGGCGATCCCGCGACCGACTGCCGGCGGCTCGCCAAGATCGCGGGCCTGCTGGACGGGCGCGGCATCGACTACCGCGTGACGGTGGACGCCAACGAGCAATATGCCCCGGACGCGCTCGCGGACCTGCTGATACGGGCGGATGCCGAGCCGCGGCTCGCCGGCCTCATGGCGCGGCTCCTGTTCATCGAGCAGCCCTACGACCGGCGCGTCACCTTCGAGCAGGGGCTGAACGCGGGCGTCGCGGCACGCGGCGTGATCATCGACGAGGCGGACGATGCCTACGACGCCTTCCCGCGGGCCAGGGCACTCGGTTACAGCGGCGTCTCCTCCAAATGCTGCAAGGGCTTCTACAAGGCACTGCTGAACGCCACGCGCGCCGCCGTGTGGAACGAGGAGGCCGGGGAGGGGCGTTTCCTGGTCTCGGCCGAGGACCTGACCTGCCAGCCGGGCCTCGCCGTGCAGCAGGACACAGCCTTCGTCGCCGCCCTCGGCCTGACCCACGTGGAGCGCAACGGCCACCACTACGTCGACGGCTTCGGCCCCGCGCCCGAGACCGAGGCGCAAGCCTTCCGTGCGGCCCATCCCGGTCTCTATGCCGCGACCGACCGCGTCCGCCTGGCGGTCGCCTCCGGCCGGCTCGATCTCTCATCGCTGGACTGGCCGGGCTTTGCCTCGGGCGCAATGCCGGACCTTTCCTCGCTCCAGCCCCTTTCGATCGTTTTCGCAGAAGGACAACCCGCATGA